One window of Trichoderma breve strain T069 chromosome 3, whole genome shotgun sequence genomic DNA carries:
- a CDS encoding methyltransferase domain-containing protein, with translation MAQTNLPSYYARGHSEYTIATHLRRKAETDAAFLLPYIKTTDHILDVGCGPGTITTSLAKYAGEGKTVGIDLSADVLQKARALADESNVPTQGSGSVVFEEGNVVDGLAYPDNTFDVVYSSQVLGHLPQPDIPLRALAEMRRVLKPGGILATRDGMGQHFYPQSFDLDRLWGANQLRASRKGQPEADPTATVMPALLRKAGFDVDGGKVHVGAGTSVFSDAEARKRLAWRADGQLQPGDPFYQTWLDAGISEDEIQETLRAVRGWADTEDAWLVLLQCEILAWK, from the coding sequence ATGGCGCAAACCAATCTGCCGAGCTACTATGCGCGAGGTCACTCTGAGTATACCATCGCAACACACCTGAGACGCAAAGCGGAAACAGACGCCGCCTTTCTGCTGCCCTATATCAAAACGACGGACCATATTCTTGATGTAGGCTGCGGTCCAGGCACCATTACAACCAGCTTAGCGAAATACGCCGGTGAGGGTAAGACTGTTGGAATAGACCTCTCGGCGGACGTTTTGCAAAAGGCGAGGGCACTGGCAGACGAATCCAATGTTCCAACCCAAGGGTCAGGCTCTGTCgtctttgaagaaggcaATGTTGTGGACGGACTTGCCTATCCTGACAACACGTTTGATGTCGTCTATAGCTCTCAAGTCCTCGGGCATCTCCCACAGCCCGACATACCACTCCGGGCGTTGGCCGAAATGCGGCGGGTCCTGAAGCCGGGCGGCATTCTAGCTACTCGGGACGGCATGGGCCAGCACTTTTACCCACAGAGCTTCGACCTTGATCGATTGTGGGGAGCAAATCAGCTTCGGGCGTCACGCAAAGGACAGCCTGAGGCAGACCCCACGGCAACGGTAATGCCAGCGCTTCTTCGTAAGGCCGGCTTCGATGTCGACGGAGGGAAAGTCCATGTCGGCGCTGGAACCAGTGTGTTCTCGGATGCGGAAGCACGGAAGCGGTTGGCCTGGCGTGCCGATGGTCAGCTACAGCCAGGAGATCCTTTCTACCAGACCTGGTTGGATGCTGGCATCTCTGAGGACGAAATCCAGGAGACACTACGTGCCGTAAGAGGGTGGGCTGACACGGAAGATGCCTGGCTCGTGCTTCTGCAGTGCGAGATTCTCGCGTGGAAGTAG